The Enterococcus rotai genome includes a window with the following:
- a CDS encoding MurR/RpiR family transcriptional regulator, with the protein MNIDSLAEKYQLNKTEVQILRYMAEHRQELKNLGIREIAKQSFVSTATVVNMAKKMNFTGYSELVFYISEFNLSQERLENHDVITTYGEDFLALLKKYHDKNIMILGSGFSQNLANYFSEYLNLYGFRATSNSHLEFLRASHQDDVLLIFISNSGNTGRMFELAEIAQANELESICFVGNDQSTISKLSTLSISTNTYSPSSHQDFYPQLFFGTVLIQFELLMSYTLQNLQ; encoded by the coding sequence GTGAATATCGATAGTCTTGCAGAAAAATACCAATTGAATAAAACCGAGGTTCAAATTTTAAGGTATATGGCTGAGCATCGCCAAGAATTAAAGAATTTAGGTATTCGAGAAATTGCGAAACAAAGTTTTGTATCTACGGCTACGGTCGTTAATATGGCTAAAAAGATGAATTTTACAGGTTATAGTGAGTTGGTTTTTTATATTAGCGAATTCAACCTTAGCCAAGAACGTCTTGAAAACCATGATGTGATCACAACTTATGGCGAAGACTTTTTGGCGTTATTAAAGAAGTACCACGATAAAAACATCATGATTTTAGGTTCTGGTTTCTCACAAAACTTAGCCAATTACTTTTCTGAATACTTGAATCTTTATGGATTTAGAGCTACTTCTAATAGTCATTTAGAATTTTTAAGAGCGAGTCACCAAGATGATGTTCTGTTGATTTTCATCAGTAATTCCGGTAATACCGGTAGAATGTTTGAACTAGCAGAAATCGCCCAAGCCAATGAACTAGAAAGCATTTGCTTTGTCGGCAATGATCAATCGACCATCAGCAAACTGTCCACACTTTCTATCAGTACAAATACTTATTCTCCGAGCTCCCATCAAGATTTTTACCCTCAGCTATTTTTTGGTACAGTTCTAATTCAATTTGAATTATTAATGAGTTACACACTTCAAAATTTACAGTAG
- the serC gene encoding 3-phosphoserine/phosphohydroxythreonine transaminase, giving the protein MKTVYNFSAGPAVLPKSVLEKAQSELVNYENSGMSVMELSHRSSLFESIIENAETLLRELMTIPDNYKVLFLQGGASMQFTMVPLNLAQNKKAVYVNTGSWAKKAISEAKKLGIVDVEVIASSEDKNFTYIPEIRKEDIPQDAAYVHITTNNTIEGTTIFNLPDTGDVPIVADMSSNILSIDYNVADFGLIYAGAQKNIGPAGLTVVIVRDDLIGQADVLSAMLDYDIHAKNGSMYNTPPTYSIYMAKLVFEWIKEQGGVRQMEKQNKEKAAILYDAIDSSTLFSSPVTPKDRSINNIPFITGSDELDKKFNQEALAAGFENLKGHRSVGGMRASLYNAFPKEGVIALVDLMKKFEAENGGTK; this is encoded by the coding sequence ATGAAAACTGTTTACAATTTTTCAGCAGGTCCCGCCGTTTTACCTAAAAGTGTATTGGAAAAAGCACAATCCGAATTGGTGAATTATGAGAACAGCGGCATGTCCGTGATGGAGTTGAGTCATCGTTCCTCCCTTTTTGAATCGATCATTGAAAATGCTGAAACCTTACTCAGAGAATTAATGACTATTCCTGATAATTATAAAGTGCTCTTTTTACAAGGAGGCGCTAGTATGCAATTTACTATGGTTCCTTTAAACTTGGCACAAAATAAAAAAGCTGTATATGTCAATACTGGTTCATGGGCAAAAAAAGCAATCAGTGAAGCGAAAAAACTTGGTATTGTCGATGTTGAAGTAATTGCATCAAGCGAGGACAAGAATTTTACTTATATTCCTGAAATCCGCAAAGAAGATATTCCTCAAGATGCTGCTTATGTCCATATCACGACCAATAATACAATCGAAGGCACAACCATCTTTAATCTACCTGACACAGGAGATGTACCAATTGTCGCGGATATGTCTTCTAATATCTTATCAATTGATTATAATGTAGCTGATTTTGGCTTGATTTATGCTGGAGCGCAAAAAAATATTGGGCCAGCTGGACTGACCGTCGTGATTGTTCGTGATGATTTGATTGGGCAAGCAGATGTTCTTAGCGCCATGTTAGATTATGACATCCATGCGAAAAATGGCTCAATGTACAATACACCACCAACCTACAGCATCTATATGGCAAAACTTGTCTTTGAATGGATCAAAGAACAAGGTGGCGTTCGTCAAATGGAAAAACAGAATAAAGAAAAAGCAGCGATTTTATATGATGCCATCGACTCATCTACACTATTTTCTTCACCTGTAACGCCTAAAGACCGTTCAATCAACAATATTCCATTCATTACAGGAAGCGATGAACTAGATAAAAAATTCAACCAAGAAGCCTTAGCAGCAGGTTTTGAAAACTTAAAAGGTCACCGTTCTGTAGGTGGTATGCGCGCTAGTTTATATAACGCCTTTCCTAAAGAGGGTGTTATAGCTTTAGTTGATTTGATGAAAAAATTTGAAGCAGAAAACGGAGGCACAAAATAG
- a CDS encoding phosphoglycerate dehydrogenase: MYDIKTFNAIAPVGLARFNEENFTINQSNSPAGIILRSEKLHDYDFPASVLAVARAGAGTNNVPVKQCTEDGIVVFNTPGANANAVKELVIACLLLSVRPILKGSNWVQTLTGTDTEEQAEAQKKQFAGTELEGKKLGVIGLGAIGAMVANDAYRLGMEVTGFDPFVSVDTAWSISRRVKRAQSMDEVLKTCDFVTVHVPLSENTHHLIGKKQLAQMKENAVLLNFARGELVETTAVIEALDNGEISNFVTDFADERLLHNDKILVLPHLGASTEEAEINCAKMAARTLKKFLETGNIKRSVNFPTVEMAFNSPFRFTIVHRNVPNMLGQISTGIANLEINIDTMINRSRDDYAYTIVDIAETDEAKINAAAEKIQAAENIIRVRTIKNTEVVSY, encoded by the coding sequence ATGTATGATATTAAAACATTCAATGCAATTGCACCTGTTGGTTTAGCTCGTTTTAACGAAGAGAACTTTACGATCAATCAATCAAATTCTCCTGCTGGAATTATCTTACGCAGTGAAAAACTCCATGATTATGACTTTCCCGCTTCTGTTCTGGCTGTCGCTCGTGCAGGTGCAGGAACGAATAATGTTCCCGTCAAACAATGTACCGAAGACGGTATTGTGGTTTTCAATACTCCAGGAGCCAATGCCAATGCTGTAAAAGAGTTGGTTATTGCCTGCTTGCTTTTATCTGTTCGCCCGATTTTAAAAGGCTCTAATTGGGTTCAAACGTTGACAGGAACAGACACTGAAGAACAAGCCGAAGCACAGAAAAAACAGTTTGCTGGTACTGAATTAGAAGGCAAAAAACTAGGTGTGATCGGTCTTGGCGCGATTGGTGCGATGGTTGCTAACGATGCCTATCGCTTAGGTATGGAAGTGACTGGTTTTGATCCTTTCGTTTCTGTTGATACAGCTTGGAGCATTTCACGCCGTGTTAAACGAGCACAAAGCATGGACGAAGTCTTAAAAACCTGTGACTTTGTGACGGTTCACGTTCCTTTATCTGAAAATACCCATCATTTGATTGGCAAAAAACAATTAGCACAAATGAAAGAAAATGCTGTTTTGCTGAACTTTGCTCGTGGTGAATTAGTAGAAACTACTGCTGTGATCGAAGCTCTTGATAATGGAGAAATCAGCAATTTTGTGACTGACTTCGCCGATGAACGATTATTACACAATGACAAAATCTTAGTTTTACCTCATCTAGGTGCTTCTACAGAAGAAGCTGAGATCAACTGTGCCAAAATGGCCGCACGTACGTTGAAAAAATTCTTAGAAACAGGGAATATCAAACGTTCTGTCAATTTTCCAACTGTAGAAATGGCCTTTAATTCACCATTCCGTTTTACGATCGTGCATAGAAATGTTCCGAATATGCTGGGACAAATCTCAACAGGAATCGCAAATTTAGAAATCAATATCGATACGATGATCAACCGTAGTCGTGATGATTACGCCTATACGATTGTTGATATTGCTGAAACAGATGAAGCAAAAATCAATGCTGCCGCTGAGAAAATTCAAGCTGCTGAAAATATCATCCGTGTACGCACAATCAAAAATACTGAGGTGGTGAGCTATTAA
- a CDS encoding DUF1015 domain-containing protein has protein sequence MVMIHPFKSIRPATEFSEKIATLPYDVLNSAEARELGANNPYSYLHIDKAEIDLPETLSPYDDQVYEKAASNLQTFLQKQWLIQDDQPLLYLYELTMNGRAQTGLVTCTSITDYTNGRIKKHEFTRPEKEVDRIRHIEACDANTSPIFLTYRRNEQIQTVTDEWKKTHKPVYDFTSFHEVTHRVWLIDQSEVIDQLVTAFAQDVAALYIADGHHRTESAVKVGQKKKDAQPNAADTAEFNYFLSVIFPKEELEILDYNRVVNVPIEADFFERLSANFSVTKTETGKPDQPKTFGMYLDGQWYTLTAKESLLSDDPVDGLDVSLLQNHVFAEIFDIQDVRTDKRIDFVGGIRGMKELEQLVDSGEWTAAFAIYPTTMDDLLNVADAGKIMPPKSTWFEPKLLSGLFVHDLETNDV, from the coding sequence ATGGTTATGATTCATCCTTTTAAGAGTATTCGCCCAGCAACTGAATTCAGCGAAAAAATCGCTACATTACCCTATGATGTTTTGAATTCTGCTGAGGCACGAGAGCTCGGCGCAAATAATCCTTATTCTTATTTGCATATCGATAAAGCAGAAATCGATTTACCAGAGACACTTTCTCCTTATGATGATCAAGTTTATGAGAAAGCTGCTAGCAACCTGCAAACTTTTTTGCAAAAACAATGGCTGATACAAGATGACCAGCCGCTTTTATATCTCTATGAGTTAACAATGAATGGACGTGCTCAAACAGGACTCGTAACGTGTACTTCGATTACTGATTACACGAATGGTAGGATCAAAAAACATGAATTTACCCGTCCAGAAAAAGAAGTTGACCGCATTCGCCATATTGAAGCTTGTGATGCTAATACTAGCCCGATTTTTCTAACGTATCGCCGAAACGAACAAATCCAAACAGTGACAGATGAATGGAAAAAAACGCATAAGCCAGTCTATGATTTTACTAGTTTCCATGAGGTCACTCATCGTGTTTGGCTGATCGATCAATCAGAAGTAATCGATCAACTAGTTACAGCTTTTGCCCAAGATGTAGCAGCATTATATATCGCTGATGGTCATCACCGAACAGAATCAGCGGTAAAAGTCGGTCAAAAGAAAAAAGATGCCCAACCTAATGCAGCAGACACAGCTGAGTTCAACTACTTTTTATCAGTGATTTTTCCTAAAGAAGAACTGGAGATTTTAGATTACAATCGGGTTGTCAATGTTCCAATTGAAGCAGATTTCTTTGAACGTCTAAGCGCTAATTTCTCAGTTACAAAAACCGAAACAGGAAAACCTGACCAACCGAAAACGTTCGGTATGTATTTAGATGGACAATGGTATACATTGACTGCTAAAGAATCGCTTTTATCTGATGATCCTGTTGATGGTTTAGATGTTTCTTTGCTACAAAATCATGTATTTGCGGAGATTTTCGACATTCAAGATGTTCGTACCGATAAACGGATCGATTTTGTCGGTGGAATTCGTGGAATGAAAGAATTAGAACAATTAGTTGATAGTGGTGAGTGGACAGCAGCTTTTGCTATTTACCCAACTACAATGGATGATTTATTAAATGTGGCCGATGCTGGAAAAATCATGCCACCAAAATCAACGTGGTTTGAACCAAAATTATTGAGTGGATTATTTGTGCACGACCTAGAGACAAATGACGTATAA
- the proB gene encoding glutamate 5-kinase encodes MRKQLKDAKRIVIKVGTSTLIYPNGNINLSAIDQLAFTLSDLRNQGKEIILVSSGAIGVGLNKLNMDKRPPTIPEQQAVAAVGQAELMNIYNQRFLTYSQQIAQLLLTRDVIEYPESRKNVTNTIEQLLEMGIIPVINENDTVAIDELDHLTKFGDNDQLSAIVAQLIQADALIMLSDIDGFFSDNPNTNKDATLFSEINEINDELLQLAGGKGSRFGTGGMYSKLKAAERVLAHNGAMILANGQQPKIIFDILNGEMIGTLFI; translated from the coding sequence ATGCGAAAACAATTAAAAGATGCAAAACGAATCGTTATCAAGGTAGGAACAAGTACGTTGATCTACCCCAATGGTAATATTAATTTAAGTGCCATTGATCAATTGGCATTCACCTTATCCGATTTGCGCAACCAAGGTAAAGAAATCATCTTAGTCTCTTCTGGTGCGATCGGTGTTGGGTTGAATAAATTAAACATGGACAAACGACCCCCGACCATTCCAGAACAACAAGCAGTAGCGGCAGTTGGGCAAGCGGAGTTGATGAACATTTACAATCAGCGTTTTTTGACTTATAGCCAGCAAATTGCCCAATTATTATTGACCAGAGATGTAATCGAATATCCTGAAAGCCGCAAAAACGTAACAAACACAATAGAGCAACTCCTAGAAATGGGCATCATTCCTGTCATCAATGAAAATGACACTGTAGCAATCGACGAATTAGATCATCTAACAAAATTTGGCGACAATGATCAACTATCGGCAATCGTAGCTCAACTGATACAAGCAGATGCGTTGATCATGTTATCTGATATTGATGGGTTCTTTTCTGATAATCCGAATACTAATAAAGACGCCACACTCTTTTCAGAAATCAATGAGATCAACGACGAGCTTTTACAATTAGCAGGTGGCAAAGGCAGCCGCTTTGGAACTGGCGGTATGTACAGTAAATTGAAAGCTGCAGAACGTGTACTAGCACATAATGGCGCTATGATTTTAGCAAATGGGCAACAACCTAAGATTATTTTTGATATTTTAAATGGTGAAATGATTGGTACGTTATTTATTTAG
- a CDS encoding glutamate-5-semialdehyde dehydrogenase, with amino-acid sequence MTDLIQLGKQAKETAYQLGLMDAKTKNDLLLHMADELEKNTATILLENQKDLATATENGITETMLDRLRLTDERIKEMADGIRQVATLPDPIGEVDKMWKNEDGLMIGKQRVPLGVIGIIYESRPNVTTDAASLCFKTGNAVILRGGKEAFYSNQILVTILQQALAQKGASPFAIQFVDDTSRETAQKLMKLNDYLDVLIPRGGANLIKTVLTTATVPVIETGTGNCHVYIDKDAQLEMATNIIVNAKCQRPSVCNSAETLLIHQDVAKDFLPVIEKALSEYNVELRADERALAIFEQSIPATEEDWETEFNDFILAIKVVDSLEEAIHHINRYNTKHSESIISDNYFATQQFLQQVDAAAVYANASTRFTDGFVFGFGAEIGISTQKLHARGPMGLAELTSTKYIVYGDGQYRK; translated from the coding sequence ATGACTGATTTAATACAATTAGGCAAACAAGCGAAAGAAACAGCTTATCAACTAGGTTTGATGGACGCAAAAACAAAAAATGATCTGTTACTGCATATGGCGGATGAGCTAGAAAAAAATACTGCTACAATCTTACTCGAAAATCAGAAAGATTTAGCCACAGCCACAGAAAACGGGATTACTGAAACAATGCTTGATCGTTTACGTTTAACTGATGAACGAATTAAAGAAATGGCAGATGGCATCCGTCAAGTTGCAACTTTGCCTGATCCGATCGGTGAAGTCGATAAAATGTGGAAAAATGAAGATGGCTTGATGATCGGTAAACAACGTGTGCCACTGGGTGTAATCGGCATCATTTATGAATCCCGTCCAAATGTGACGACAGATGCAGCAAGTCTTTGTTTTAAAACTGGTAACGCTGTGATTTTACGGGGCGGGAAAGAAGCCTTCTACTCAAATCAAATCCTTGTTACGATTTTACAACAAGCCTTAGCACAAAAAGGCGCTTCTCCTTTTGCGATTCAGTTTGTTGATGACACCTCTCGGGAAACGGCGCAAAAATTGATGAAATTAAATGATTATTTAGATGTGTTGATTCCTCGTGGTGGTGCTAATTTGATCAAAACAGTCTTAACAACTGCAACTGTTCCAGTGATCGAAACAGGAACTGGCAATTGCCATGTTTATATTGATAAAGATGCCCAATTAGAAATGGCTACTAATATAATCGTCAATGCAAAATGCCAACGTCCTTCTGTCTGTAACTCAGCAGAAACATTATTGATCCATCAAGATGTGGCGAAGGATTTTCTACCTGTAATCGAAAAAGCATTAAGTGAATATAATGTAGAGCTACGTGCGGATGAACGAGCACTAGCTATTTTTGAACAATCAATTCCAGCCACTGAAGAAGATTGGGAAACGGAATTCAATGACTTCATTTTAGCCATTAAAGTTGTAGACTCTTTAGAAGAAGCGATTCATCATATCAATCGCTACAATACCAAACATTCTGAAAGTATCATCAGTGATAATTATTTTGCTACACAACAATTTTTACAGCAAGTTGATGCAGCAGCCGTTTATGCCAATGCTTCGACACGATTTACAGATGGATTTGTGTTTGGTTTTGGTGCAGAAATCGGTATTAGTACGCAGAAGTTACATGCACGTGGGCCGATGGGCTTAGCAGAATTAACTTCTACGAAATATATTGTTTATGGTGATGGGCAATATCGAAAGTAA
- a CDS encoding helix-turn-helix domain-containing protein yields MELKTQLKKYRNTNEWTQKDLAEKLNVSDKTISSWETGRTYPDVHMLISLSELFGITLDEFMRGDSKMVKRIDTDLKLKKVYKYGLITTVLVLLVAVIFLNVYQYKNQWVDRFNPFMEMKIGYATLPTKVTYNGGKKYEESKEGLQFPDPYEDIWVADDPFGGGSKLTFSGGQAPEGKNYALVQHKGIYVRRISFVSWESIPGMYRDIMNKEYEKIP; encoded by the coding sequence GTGGAACTAAAAACGCAATTAAAAAAATATCGGAATACAAATGAATGGACACAAAAAGATTTAGCAGAAAAATTGAATGTATCTGACAAAACGATTTCTAGTTGGGAAACAGGGCGTACTTATCCAGATGTGCACATGTTGATAAGTCTAAGTGAGTTGTTTGGGATTACTTTAGATGAGTTTATGAGAGGAGATTCAAAAATGGTAAAAAGAATCGATACGGATTTAAAGTTAAAAAAAGTGTATAAATATGGCTTGATCACAACCGTTCTCGTTTTGCTAGTTGCGGTGATTTTTTTGAACGTGTATCAATATAAAAATCAATGGGTAGATCGGTTTAATCCATTTATGGAAATGAAAATAGGGTATGCCACTTTGCCTACGAAAGTTACCTATAATGGGGGAAAAAAGTATGAAGAAAGTAAAGAGGGGTTACAATTCCCAGATCCTTATGAGGATATTTGGGTAGCGGACGATCCTTTTGGTGGTGGAAGTAAATTGACTTTTTCTGGAGGTCAAGCGCCTGAAGGAAAAAACTATGCATTAGTACAACATAAAGGAATCTACGTACGACGAATATCTTTTGTTTCTTGGGAGTCTATTCCAGGTATGTATCGGGACATAATGAATAAAGAATATGAAAAAATTCCTTAG
- the hisJ gene encoding histidinol-phosphatase HisJ, with protein MKRDGHTHTEFCPHGKVEDTEQLIQQAIRLGFKEYSITEHAPLPKGIEKFAAGDPEVWKTASMALNDVDNYFKRMNRLRKKYASDIIIHIGFELDYFSEFEGWTRDFLAEYGSQTDDSILSVHFLEGEGGLRGIDYSFEEYKTGVVDYLGSFQKTQKSYYQKVLASLEVDFGPFKPTRLGHISLCQKFERFFEEPTDYSFENTALVHTLLTRIQQEKYSLDLNTAGFYKQGYQQSYPQVWITEKAIELGIPFVYGSDTHSLADVGQGYEKITQYL; from the coding sequence ATGAAACGTGATGGTCACACCCACACAGAATTTTGTCCACATGGAAAAGTGGAAGATACTGAGCAATTGATTCAACAGGCAATTCGTCTAGGTTTTAAAGAATACTCCATTACAGAACACGCTCCTTTACCTAAGGGTATAGAAAAATTTGCAGCGGGAGACCCTGAGGTGTGGAAAACTGCCTCGATGGCTTTAAATGATGTGGATAACTATTTTAAAAGGATGAATCGCTTACGAAAAAAGTACGCTTCTGACATCATTATTCACATTGGCTTTGAGTTAGATTATTTTTCAGAGTTTGAAGGATGGACCCGTGATTTTTTAGCGGAGTATGGATCTCAAACTGATGATAGTATTTTATCGGTACACTTTCTTGAAGGGGAAGGTGGATTACGCGGAATTGATTACTCATTTGAAGAATATAAGACAGGTGTTGTTGATTATTTAGGGAGTTTCCAAAAGACTCAAAAGTCCTACTATCAAAAGGTTTTAGCCTCTCTAGAAGTTGATTTTGGTCCTTTTAAACCTACACGTTTAGGTCATATTTCTTTATGCCAAAAATTCGAGCGTTTCTTTGAAGAACCAACTGATTATTCTTTCGAAAATACTGCACTTGTCCACACCCTTTTGACACGTATACAGCAGGAAAAATACAGCTTAGATTTAAACACTGCCGGATTTTATAAACAGGGTTATCAACAGAGTTATCCACAGGTGTGGATAACTGAAAAGGCTATCGAACTAGGCATCCCATTTGTTTATGGGTCTGATACACATTCACTAGCTGATGTTGGGCAAGGATACGAGAAAATTACACAATACCTTTAA
- a CDS encoding YfhO family protein, with amino-acid sequence MKKKMQAFIKENWPYMTASFFIPFFVMVIVYLSIGIYPGSSRSVMASDSFSQFSNFHASFNNMLHGKQSIFYTWNASLGLNYLSLISYYLGGLFTPLVLFFKNQNIPDALYLITLLKIGSAGLAFWVFAKNTYKMPKWGHVMLSVPYALMSFATAHSEIIMWLDAFTYLPLVILGIHRLMDERKPTLLFVSYLLLFISNFYMGFMIGVFSFLYFIARMLTNWKVYKQRIIPYGLTSLLAGGASMILVLPAVLDLRANGETLSEVTQFKTEATAFWDIVMKNMIGVYDTTKYGSIPFIYVGLLPLIFCIFYFVTKEIPRKNKFLFGSLFIILIASFYITPLNLFWHGMHAPNMFLFRYSFLFSFLVVLLAGYGFEKFKTDDLGVLAGSTIMLIAIFALAEGTKNATSYDYVPISAFVITALFLLLYLASIVFYQLKKIPMHYLIILLLLLVSTEAFINTNTMLKGILDDWNYASRSLYSEPYPSIKKLVDKTKKENDSFYRLENLNPVSSNDSINYGYSGVSLFSSIRNRHSSSYLNDLGFRSRGTGLNIRYPNNTLLMDSLVGIKYNISESDPLKFGFFPTDKADKFSLYENSNALPLGFLADKDIYKVKQPANDNLTSQTELFNALSDKQENYFKFYQPTIINKTNVKIEQNAGSVTYREIQNNISKDITWTVDVPANTQAYLSLFPTDFAQLESSSATMSVNGVSQKSQINITGQYYNIGYYDKPTTVTFTVSFYGTTTVSFMEPKVVGLDTKAFESSVQAIQAKGADLTAKGRKAVGTVNAEKDQVLLTTIPYDKGWKAYVDGKKVPVEAFKKAFVSIPVTQGEHTIEFVYLPEGFIPGAILFVVCIGGFVVYVRFTNKPKLTLVKPKKRKRKKR; translated from the coding sequence ATGAAGAAAAAAATGCAAGCATTTATCAAAGAAAACTGGCCTTATATGACCGCCAGCTTTTTTATTCCCTTTTTTGTGATGGTCATTGTTTATTTAAGTATTGGTATTTACCCCGGTAGTAGCCGAAGTGTGATGGCCAGTGATTCTTTTTCACAATTTTCCAATTTTCACGCTAGTTTTAACAATATGCTACATGGTAAACAAAGTATTTTTTATACATGGAATGCATCGTTGGGATTAAACTATCTTTCCCTGATTTCTTATTATCTGGGTGGACTATTTACCCCGCTCGTCCTATTCTTTAAAAACCAAAATATCCCAGATGCACTATATCTGATCACCTTACTGAAAATCGGTTCAGCTGGTTTGGCTTTTTGGGTCTTTGCTAAGAACACTTATAAAATGCCTAAGTGGGGACATGTCATGCTTAGTGTACCCTATGCTTTGATGTCTTTTGCAACCGCACATTCTGAAATTATCATGTGGTTAGATGCATTTACTTATCTGCCTTTGGTTATTCTCGGTATTCATCGTCTGATGGATGAACGAAAACCAACACTGCTATTTGTCAGTTATCTGCTCTTGTTCATTTCCAATTTTTACATGGGCTTTATGATTGGTGTGTTCTCATTCTTGTACTTTATCGCTCGAATGTTGACGAATTGGAAAGTATACAAACAACGGATCATTCCTTATGGTCTGACTTCTCTTTTAGCAGGAGGCGCTTCGATGATTTTAGTGCTGCCCGCTGTTCTTGATTTACGTGCAAATGGCGAAACATTATCTGAAGTCACTCAGTTTAAAACAGAAGCCACTGCTTTTTGGGATATCGTCATGAAAAACATGATCGGTGTGTATGATACGACCAAATATGGTTCGATTCCGTTTATCTATGTTGGTCTGCTTCCACTAATTTTCTGTATCTTTTACTTTGTCACAAAGGAAATTCCACGGAAAAACAAATTCTTATTTGGTAGCCTATTTATCATCTTGATTGCTAGCTTTTATATCACGCCGCTGAACCTATTTTGGCACGGGATGCACGCACCGAATATGTTCTTGTTCCGTTATAGTTTTTTATTTTCTTTCTTAGTGGTTTTATTAGCAGGATACGGCTTTGAAAAATTTAAAACAGATGATCTCGGCGTCTTAGCAGGTTCTACGATTATGTTGATCGCTATTTTCGCCTTAGCGGAAGGTACAAAAAACGCCACAAGTTATGACTATGTTCCGATTTCGGCCTTTGTCATTACAGCTTTATTTTTACTCTTGTATCTAGCTAGTATCGTCTTTTATCAACTGAAAAAAATACCGATGCATTATCTGATTATATTATTGCTGTTGCTCGTCTCAACAGAGGCATTCATCAATACTAATACAATGCTAAAAGGTATTCTCGATGATTGGAACTATGCTTCACGTAGCCTTTACTCTGAGCCTTATCCATCCATCAAAAAATTAGTGGATAAAACAAAAAAAGAAAATGATTCTTTTTATCGGTTGGAAAACTTAAATCCTGTTTCTTCTAATGATAGTATTAATTACGGTTACAGCGGAGTCAGTTTGTTTTCTTCTATCCGAAATCGTCATTCTTCTTCTTACTTGAATGACTTAGGTTTCCGTTCTAGAGGAACTGGTTTGAATATTCGCTACCCTAATAATACGTTGTTAATGGACTCACTTGTTGGAATCAAATACAATATTTCGGAAAGTGATCCCTTGAAATTTGGCTTTTTCCCAACAGATAAAGCAGATAAATTTTCATTATACGAAAATAGTAATGCGTTGCCATTAGGCTTTTTAGCTGATAAAGATATTTATAAAGTCAAACAGCCCGCCAACGATAACTTAACCAGTCAAACGGAGTTATTCAATGCATTATCTGATAAACAAGAAAATTATTTCAAATTTTATCAACCAACGATTATTAATAAAACAAATGTTAAAATCGAGCAAAATGCTGGATCAGTAACTTATAGAGAAATTCAAAACAACATTTCTAAAGATATTACTTGGACAGTTGATGTACCAGCTAATACTCAAGCGTATCTTAGCTTATTCCCAACAGATTTCGCTCAACTAGAAAGTTCAAGTGCAACGATGTCGGTCAACGGTGTTAGCCAAAAATCACAAATCAACATTACAGGACAGTATTACAATATCGGCTATTACGATAAACCAACTACTGTTACCTTTACAGTGAGCTTTTATGGCACAACAACCGTTAGTTTTATGGAACCTAAAGTTGTCGGTTTAGATACCAAAGCCTTTGAATCATCTGTTCAGGCAATCCAAGCCAAAGGCGCTGATCTAACTGCTAAAGGACGAAAAGCTGTAGGTACAGTGAACGCTGAGAAAGACCAGGTCCTTTTAACAACGATTCCTTACGATAAAGGCTGGAAAGCGTATGTTGATGGAAAAAAAGTACCGGTCGAAGCGTTTAAAAAAGCCTTTGTCAGCATTCCAGTAACACAAGGTGAGCATACGATTGAATTTGTTTATCTACCGGAAGGTTTTATACCTGGTGCGATTTTGTTTGTTGTTTGTATCGGGGGATTTGTGGTTTATGTACGATTT